The sequence below is a genomic window from Falco rusticolus isolate bFalRus1 chromosome 8, bFalRus1.pri, whole genome shotgun sequence.
TTTAGTTAGCTCAAATCTCTCCCAAATCGCTGATGGTTTTTCTACCCAGATGGTGGGTAGAAGACAGCAGGATTTCTTCTGCATTGGAGCAATGAACTTAGATCTAATCACTCTAATTTCAATAGCAAACAGGTATGTGATTAAGGAACTACCTCATTGTCACCTGAGGTACCCCTCCTTGCTCTCCTTCCATGACTTGCACAGGATAAAGTGATTTCTCTTGTTAGTTCTGTCCTGTTCCATGGTTTAGTGAATGCACATAAGCAGTGGGTGATGCTGGCAGATTAGAGGCTtggaaaaaatgccttttttcctttataggCTTGTCATAGTGGAAGAATTTCCTGTCAAAGtcctttttgttcttaaaaggTACATAAAGAACTCATCAATAAATAAGGCATAGACTTGaatcttcctccagctttttgTGTCACCAGTTCAAAGGGATTTTCTTAGACTTCCCAAGTTTACTCATCTCAAATTCAACAACCTGTAATGCTACCAGAATAAGCATTTGTCTGTCTTGGATCTGCAGAGCAGAGTGTAACATGcaatgtgtgtatgtgtctatGGAAGCTCCAGGCTGCCAGCAGTGAGTAATTATAGCAGTACTGGTGCCTGCCCTGTTTTGCAAACTTGACCAGGGCCACCATACGCACTCCCGAGACTGCTCTTTAATGAAATCCAGACCAAGCACAGAGTTATAGAGAGGTTAGGAGATGCAGAGAAGCAACAGTCAAAGGATGCTTGGTTCCTTCTGTGCTTTTCAGGGTGGGATGCTTCATCCTGGAAAAGAGATAACGAAGGAAAGATCCACAGAATCACAAGTAGCAGGTAGAAAAAGCCTTGGGATCAACTGCTTGCTCGTTCTATTACAGGAATTCAGGGCTATCAGGCAAGGTGGTAGGAGTCAGGTTCCAAAAATTGAAAGCTGGTGATTCCTTGTGCGAAGGGCTATAGACCTGTGAAACTCCTTGCAGAAGGACATGTATTAAGATGAGACAGCAGTCAGTGTGACCAGAAAGTGGACTGCATGAAGAGAGTATACTGCCAGTAACTGATCAACTTTCTTGATCCCAAATCTGGCATTCAGCTTAATTGTAAGCATCAAACCAAGATATATGCACCAGTTTTGTAAGACACTGTGTTAGCCAACTCGAGATAATCCATCTTCAGCATCTTTTACCAGGAGTGACAGTGTTCTTGctcccttttccctctgtgtGACACACTGCCTCAGCTGGCGCTGAGGAATTTACATTGCTGTGAATGGAGTCAAACGCTTGCAGCGGAGGACAGACCTGTGGTGTCTCTGCCAGATGGTAATTCCTGAAAGTGGGAGAAAGCTGGCTTCTCTGTGGCTATGATTCTGTGCTCTGTGAATAAGGATCAGTGTCATGGTTATTTTATTGGTTTGCTctggtttcattttcaaaattggTTAATAGGCAAATCTGTGAGGAAGAGTGTCATCAACTGGGGAATATTTTATATAACTGAAACCTGCATGTAGTCAGGTAGCAGTGCCTGAGGCTTGCTGTGATACTCAAACACATGTTATAACAGCACTGAGCTGGTGGGGAGACTGGTAAAGCACCATAGCCAAGCTAAATTTGCTCTTGAACTTTACTTGAATTGCCCAAGTAGTTtaagatgggggaaaaaaagagttgaaaGTAAGGAAACAGGACTCACAAGACAGACAATTCTTGTGCTGCTTTTCACCCATCTCTTCCATTGCCTGTGGCCCTGCATCCTGCTGGGTAAGATCTGAGGGCATCAGTCCAGGTATCACTTACCAGGGTATAAAGCCCCTGGGGGCCCAGCTCCTCATACCTGTCAGGTCTCCCTCTTCATGGGTGCTGTCTAGACTCTGCAAATGTGCCCAGGGAGCACCTTCTATCCCAGAATACCATAGCAGCTTGGATTTTGCTCAGCTGTAGCGAAGCCCTCCAGGCAGAGatccccttttccctccctgaaTGCCACCCCATGGAACTAGTTAGTTACTAGGGCAGGAAGTTCAGGGCACAAAATCTGCCTCCGTCCTCCTAATTGTTTGCCCTTATCTGAAGCAACCAAAAGCGAAATTCCTTACATTCCAGTACCagagcttaaaaataaaataaccccaCAGGCTGCCAGCTATAGAAAATTTGCATGGGCACAGTCTGGTTTCGTAGAAGTGTATGGAAGACTAAGAAGATAAACAGGTTAAAAATGATCTAATAGTTTTCAGCCTAAAACTAATGCTTGTTTGTAACGGCTTACTGGTATAGTATGTGCCATTAGCTTCCATGGAGCTGGTGACAGGTATCTGGCTACAGTCTTCTGCTGAGAGTTAACGTATTTGTATCTGTGGAGGCATCGGACAGGGAAGTGTTAGCTGGCACTGACATTATTTGTAATTATTAGATGAAAGCTTCATATGACAGAAGGCATGAGCTGCCTTTCTAGGCCATCCTATAAAACAGTGATcaaacactgctgaaaacacTATTAGAAATGTCAATAATGGTGAACCAAGTCTATGAGATGCTTAAGATGAAACTGCagtctgaattattttaatttcttcagctgcatAGCCTATGCATCCAGAGCACTGTGAGAACAGGAATGTGATTTGTTTAATTGTTCTCTTCGGGCTTGTAGAGTTTTGCAAATGAACCTTTACAGAGCtgtgtttttacttttttttttctttctttcttttttggttttctaacAGGAATGTCCTAGTGGGGTTGTTAATGAAGAAACATTCAAACAGATCTATGCACAGTTTTTTCCTCATGGAGGTAAGCAGTGTACTTTGTATCTGGCAGGTTTACTGAAGCATGCCTTAACATCCATTACTGCTAGCTGGCTGCAAAACTACTTCAGATAATCTGGGTAAGAAATGTGAATTGAGCTTAAGCTTTGCAGGATcttaaacagaaacacaaacatcAAGGTAATAAAATTAAGTTAGGACCTTTGAATAGTTATGTCACAAGAATATTGACAAACCCACATTAAATGTTGTCCCTAGCTGTCAGCTTTTTATTCCCCAAGTCCAAAATAGAAATGGGATTTAGGGGGGGGCGTTATCCTGACTTTCTGGATGGCAGAAAGCTAAATCATTTCCCTTCAGTGTGTCTTGCTCCCCTGCTTGGACTGCTGTGCATGTAGTATCTAGCTCAGAAGAGTCCCAGACCTCATTTTTTGCCTGCAAATTAATCAAAACCTCCCTAAAATTCTTAAAGCAGTTCTTAGTTGATGTCTGAACTCCTAGCTACctgaaaaggtaatttttggtgtttgtgtgACTTAGGCAGGGTCATGTCACTTAttggaatattaaaatattgtattaaacTTCTCAAATAAGGTATGTTCTTGCCTTTTAAACACATCAAGAATTATGCTCTTCGAAGTCAGTATGATCCTAATGGGATACTGTTCTCAAATTGAAAGAAATGAGCCATGGTTTTAAGTGGCTTTTTAGTAAAAGATTCAGTGTGCAAGGCTTTCCTAGATATGTTCCACTCTGCAGAGCAACACTGATTGTGAAATGGTGACTGACGTTTCTGTAAGAGTGTATGTGTGCGTTTACTTTAAGTCATTAACAAGTGGGTTTTCAACTAAACGTCAAGATAAAACACGGTATGGTTATGTTTTACAATGCATGTGATCTCAAAACTGTGCACCTATAAAAAGTTTACATTAACTTTCAATATGGACTTGATTTCCTATTGTggttgcttttggttttgttataaaaagcaactaatcaattttttttaacaaagatgcaaaaatttcagcttttataaTCTTAACATGTTTTTGgatgtgttttgtattttcaacCTAAGTTCCAGTAAGTCCAAGAAACTATTTACCCCAACTAGCTTGTTTAAGTGACACACCTCAGATGACTCCTTCCTTCCCATGTATGAAAAACAACCAGGCACAGAAACTTCTTTTCATggataaataacttttttcccctctactaAGGCTGACAAATACTtgccttttttgtgtgtctcaTTCCCTTGAAATGTGATTCTCCCTTGGTTAATGATGATGGTAGTAAAACCGTGCTTAATAATAAATCAGTTTAACAGCAGATGTTATTTCGTATTttacactgttttctttcacttggtTTCCAAACTGTTTGTAGAACATTAGCATCATAAATGTGAGAGTTCAGATTCCTCAGagattttttcacttttatggCTCTCTGTGCAGATAAACTTGTACATCCCAGAGGTAGTAAAGTAGCTCTGAATTATAAAAACTTTGTGCACTGTCATCCCAGgcttgtgatattttttttacataggaCTCCTAACCTTGacatgatttcattttttttttaatctgtcatcAAATGATACTAGTGATGTAGTATTTCTTAATGTACATCATACCTCTAATTTAGTATGTttagtttgttgtttgtttagcTTAATAGAAGCTTTGAGTAGGACTCTCCCGTAAGtaattctgtggttttcttctggagctgttttatttcagaatccttttcttaaaaatgtagtagacaattattttttcctacagcCCAGCGTATGCTGTCCTTATGGATGACAGTAACTtaagtatttgatttttctgtggaGTTAGACTTTTCTGGATTTGAattatgagaaaatatttcatcatttcCTAGAGACCAGAGTAAAGAGATGCTGGATCATTCCACCTGACTGCCTGCATAGCCCAGGGCACCAGGCTTCCCCTCAATACCCATGTGCTGAGTATGAAGACTCAGGCTTGACCAATGCTTTGTGTTAGAGGCAAAGAATAGAAGAGACCAAAAAAATGTGTGGTTGCTGGAATATCAACGAATAATTGAGGGAAAATAATGTCAGTTGCTTCCATCTTGAAAAGTTGGGCTTTAGTAATACAAAGAGCAATGTGAGttgcctgcagagcagagaacagGCCAGTGAAGGTCTTAAGGTCAAACACctatttgattttcttctgcatacCGTTACTGCTCTTCCCAGTGAACAGCCATCCTTCATGTGGCCGTAGAAACTGCGGTCAATAGAAAAGATTTTCTAAAACCAGCAGTTTGATTCAAAAAATATGCCTCTGAAGACATTGCTCTTTTAACAGTCATGGGCCAAACTCAAGTTACTGGGACTAGACCCTTCTGAAGTTGGGAGGTCCCTGAGGATCTCTGCCATATCccacacaaagcaaaaaggtAGAGGAGGGAAGCACACATGCTGCAATCCCTCTCTGGTGCTTTTGCTGCATTTCCCACCAGAGCTAATACTCCGTTTGCCCCAGAGGCACtcttgggtgggtttttttggtttgctcGTTCTTTCAAGTACAGCCCCATAATGCAAATCATTTCTACTGtaataaaagcttttacatTTCAAGGCTGTTATAAGGGAGGGCGTGGGGATTATGCAAGTCAATGTTAACATTTACTAGTTCGTAGAATATCTGGCAATGCTACAAGGCTGGGTTttgtacaaaaggaaaataagctcATGAATGTTGTTTAGAGCCATTAGTGTAAAATGAACTGTTGTACCAATCAGTGCACTTTGTGTTTTTCAGATGCTAGCATGTATGCACATTATCTCTTTAACGCATTTGACACTGCACAAAATGGCTCAGTGAAGTTTGAGGTAATTGTTTTGCATCCTTATTTGCCCCTTTCtcagttttgtgggttttaagCTTTTCCATCCATCCTTCATTGTAAGGACTTGCTGGATTATGGGCCAGAGGCTTCAGTCTAGAATTAGTTGATAATTTAAAGTGTATTTCACTTTAGTTCATGCAGATGGAgttacatattttctttcactaCAGAAACATATAGATCATGTTAGTATCACAGGGAGAAAGATTACGTAGCAGAGACGAGTGGTCAAGGACAGTCCCATATAAAAAGAGATAAGTGGCACAGATAATTTGGATGCCAAAGGAAAGCCATCTTGTGTCTTCTGCAGTCATGTATTGCATGATTAAGTTGTTATACATGTATGTTCCTGGAATATGGGGGGGTTAAGCTTATTTGATATATTGAACAAGCATCTTGGATACTTGGTGTCCAATGGAGACTAACTAAATCCACCCTTTAACTAAAAGGCCTGTGGCTATCGCTACACATAGCCATACTTCAAGCTCACAACATAACTAGGAGTGCAGCAAAGGGATTTGTTAAGTCATAGACTTCTGGAGGATGAACTTCATAGTTTTGAAGACAGTTTACTGTGAtcataaaaccagaaatcatAGGCAGTCTTGCCTTTGCTGTCAAATGGACAAGTACTCTGGTAATTTCAAATGGACCGaacaattttttcatttaccaAATGTAAAATAGGATTGTTATCATATGTATACGTGCATGTCTGTAGCAGTGGCTGCAGTGGGAGTTTTGCATATGGCAGCTACTCAGTAGTTAGAGGCTTCCAGAAACCTAAGCAGactgagagaaaagaaaatgcttagataagtatttaaaaaaaaaaaaaaaaaaagtgctgagcttttctttctggcaaACCTGTTTCTTTAGCAGCTGTCAAACATAAGCATTCTGTCCCATTTTTTGTGTTGTTCAGCAAATTCAAATTCCTCTGAGCCTTGGCAAAAAGGAGCAAAGATTTCTAAGAAGTGATGCGCAGCCCCATGCAGAGCTAATGGAGATAGCATAGGAAGGACTAAGTACATTAGATGAGGTGTCAGGAACTGTATAGCTCTGTTATCTTGAAGCCCTGCCTGCACTAATAAATCCCTGGGGCAATGCTGTTTACAGTGCTTGAGCCACCATGCAGTGTAAACAATAAATCAAAGCTACAGAAAGCAAGAACTCTActgtaaacaaaaaatacaattgAAATGCTGTGTCCCAGGCTGAGTAATTAGTGGTGGGATTGCATCTGGTCAAATCTGACAGATTTtgccagagaaaaaaacctgcagctcCCTGTGTTTTGAGGAGTTTGGGATCTCTCCATCTCTTGTAAGGTGGGCACAGAAAAAATGCTGGATTTTCCTCCTTCACCAGCACCCTAGGTGGGGATGTAAGAAAGCATCAGCTCCTATTTCCACAGTTAGAGTCCAGCTGTGTTTAACCAGGCAGTGGCAATCCGAGTGACTCTTCCTTGTAGCAGAACATTTCTAGGAGGGGAATGGCCACTGGAGTATCTTGGCAGTGCTTAAAAACCAGACATGTTTTGCTATGCTTATGTTTGTGCAGTGTTTAAAATATGACAGATTTGGATGGGTGTCCCAGCTTCTGGCCTTGAGCATGCTGCGCTTCTCCTGGCAAGTCCGAGGAGCCAGAGCAGCCACTCTCCTATTGCCTTCAGGATCTACGTCTGTCTTGGACTGGATCTGCTCTTAGTCCCATGCTGGTTTCACAACCCTTACCTCAGGACTAGTAGAGTTTATGGCTGCAGCACCGGTTAGGCCTTCCTGCCCCTCTGGCCTTGCCGAGCTGCCTAACCCGTATCATAAGCTTGGCTTTTACACTGGCTGCAGTTGAGTACTTGAGGACTTTTTTGATTTTCCTGGTTACCTCATACACGTTTATTAGTGTGACAGTACTCAATTCATCTTAGCAGATGCTACATCCATTGAGTCGTCAGAGAGGACatatttttggaaaaggaagTCAGAAGAGATTGATAACCATATGCTCTATCCTAACAAGATAAGTCTTTTGACTAGCattatataaagaaaatgacTTAGAAAAGGCTGTTATGAAAATTCATGCTTCTCTCTGCCTCAAACCAGGATTTTGTGATGGCATTGTCCATTCTGTTGCGGGGAACTGTTCACGAAAAGCTGAGATGGACGTTTAATCTGTATGACATAAATAAGGATGGCTATATAAACAAGGAGGTAAGGCTGTATCTGACAAATGTGGTTGACTTCTGAAGAGAGCTGACTGGTTTCTGTTGCAGAGCACAATTAATTTTACATGCAGCTAACTAAATGCAAATCAGACTGGACTTGAGCATTAAGTAAAGTGCACAGCAATCTTATATTGCATGATGTTGTAGACATATTTTCCTATGTTATAGTGCCTTTAACGGATTGCTTCAGCTAGGAGCAAGATCATAGTTACAGCCACGAACAACACAACCTTTGTGAAGGGAATGGTGGCAATAGCTACTCAGTGAAGTTCAAGGGGGTTCTGGCTGCACTGGGAGGTATGGTATGGGCTCGCCTCCAGCACCGCTCCCAAATTCTACATTatcatttggtttttttcttcttacctgGTACTGCTTGTTCCCTTTGTGGGAAGCCTTGGTTTTGAGTATGGTAACCTtgaatattttgcaaatacatCCTCATCTATCTTCTCAAAACTATTGTGCATACTGGAGGGTTTGTGGTTGCTGCCACTGGTCATGGAGTTGTGCGGCAGTTTGTGCAAGGTGTGGAGAAGGGCTGGGTTCACAGTGACTGCCATGAAGGTCCCTGGCccaggaggaggctgtgggacaAGGTTGGTGCCACAGTGCTCAGGGCTGAGCACGCCACTTGCAGCCCAGCactgtccccagcagctgccgTGTCACAGCACACATCCCAcagtgctgcctggccagggcaggggagtGGGCACTGCAGGAGCCTCCAACACGGCTGTGGCGAAGTCATGGCACAGCCAGAAAGAAGCACATGCTTTTTATAGATGAACTTGTGTGTGATGATATGCCTTCATGCACATGTATCAGcattctctctgctgctttgtaaTAGGAGAAGGAGGGTAAAGAAAAGggcagtaaaagaaagaaatgtgctACCATTTCTATTAATTGtccttttgtgtttgtgctggcatgccactgctgcaggaaatgATGGATATCGTAAAGGCAATTTATGATATGATGGGAAAGTACACGTATCCAGTGCTCAAGGAAGATGCACCAAGGCAGCATGTAGAAGTATTCTTCCAGGTACTTGATTTTTgatgtgtattttcttaatACTTGAGCTATGCACCAATATACTTTACTGTAAAGTTAGCCCCAGGTTCAATCCTATGCCCCACTATATATTCCAAAGTAAACTCTAGCAGCCGTTCAGCCTAACACTACAGTGTCTGCTGATTTCCTGGCTCCAAAGGTGTCTCATTTGTCTCTTAGCCCAACTTTTTTCATTGAGAGCTGCCACATCCAGCAGGTCTGAAACCTCTACCCATGTTGCAGCCcctctgcatttcttctctgaacTGCCCATAAAGAAAGACAGGAATATGGGTGTTGGCTGGTGAAGcagtgaataaataaatgttgcCATTAGAGCAGAGGTTGCTGTGTATGTCAAAGAAGGAATAGTTTGAGGTGACCTCAACAAAAGTCCTTCAAACACTGGAGTAAAGAAGTCCTTAGCAATTGGCAAACTTAACCAATGACACTTAGTCTGTAATCTAAGCTTGTGAAGTGCTCTCGGTTTATTCAGGTTGTATCAACTAAAATATAAGTGCAGTGTTATctatggaaacaatttttttgtgttttattttgcagaaaatggaTAAAAACAAAGATGGTGTTGTAACTTTAGATGAGTTTATTGAATCGTGTCAAGAGGTAAGGACAAAATTATAACTGCAATGAAAGGTCTAGCTCATGCCAACAGtgtttgctttgcctttgaACAAACTTCAGCAAGATGCTGCTCAGGATCCCAGGTTTCCTTCGCTCTGTGAAAATAACAGCTTCAAGACTGAGTTTCTGGTGGTGCTCTGTGAAGCCTgtgacagaaacagcaaagtaGGTTCAGGCTGATCATGGGAGAGGGCCTCT
It includes:
- the KCNIP1 gene encoding Kv channel-interacting protein 1 isoform X3; the protein is MGAVMGTFSSLQTKQRRPSKDKIEDELEMTTVCHRPEGLEQLEAQTNFTKRELQVLYRGFKNECPSGVVNEETFKQIYAQFFPHGDASMYAHYLFNAFDTAQNGSVKFEDFVMALSILLRGTVHEKLRWTFNLYDINKDGYINKEEMMDIVKAIYDMMGKYTYPVLKEDAPRQHVEVFFQKMDKNKDGVVTLDEFIESCQEDDNIMRSLQLFENVM
- the KCNIP1 gene encoding Kv channel-interacting protein 1 isoform X2 codes for the protein MSGCSKRCKHGIVKFAQTIFNLITGTLSKDKIEDELEMTTVCHRPEGLEQLEAQTNFTKRELQVLYRGFKNECPSGVVNEETFKQIYAQFFPHGDASMYAHYLFNAFDTAQNGSVKFEDFVMALSILLRGTVHEKLRWTFNLYDINKDGYINKEEMMDIVKAIYDMMGKYTYPVLKEDAPRQHVEVFFQKMDKNKDGVVTLDEFIESCQEDDNIMRSLQLFENVM
- the KCNIP1 gene encoding Kv channel-interacting protein 1 isoform X1, which codes for MWTKGESEGLQTLGIVVVVCSSLKLLHYLGLIDLSDDKIEDELEMTTVCHRPEGLEQLEAQTNFTKRELQVLYRGFKNECPSGVVNEETFKQIYAQFFPHGDASMYAHYLFNAFDTAQNGSVKFEDFVMALSILLRGTVHEKLRWTFNLYDINKDGYINKEEMMDIVKAIYDMMGKYTYPVLKEDAPRQHVEVFFQKMDKNKDGVVTLDEFIESCQEDDNIMRSLQLFENVM